Proteins encoded within one genomic window of Macaca thibetana thibetana isolate TM-01 chromosome 3, ASM2454274v1, whole genome shotgun sequence:
- the LOC126951628 gene encoding nucleophosmin-like, which translates to MEMRPLRPQNYLFSCELKANKDDHFKVDNNENEHQLSLRAISLGAGATDELDTVEAEAMNYEGSPIIVTVATLKMSVQPTVSLGGFEITPPVVLQLKCGSGPVHISGHHLVAVEEDAESEDEEKEDVKLLSISGKQFAPGGGSKLPQKKVKLAADEDDDGDDFDDEETEEKAPVKKGQESFKKQQKSPETPKGPSSVEDIKVKMQASIEKGSSIPKVEAKLISYVNNCF; encoded by the exons ATGGAGATGAGGCCCCTGAGGCCCCAGAACTATCTTTTCAGTTGTGAACTAAAGGCCAACAAAGATGATCACTTTAAGGTggataataatgaaaatgagcACCAGTTATCTTTAAGAGCAATCAGTTTAGGGGCTGGAGCAACGGATGAATTGGACACTGTTGAAGCAGAGGCAATGAATTATGAAGGCAGTCCAATTATAGTAACAGTGGCAACTTTGAAAATGTCTGTACAGCCAACGGTTTCCCTTGGGGGCTTTGAAATAACACCACCAGTGGTCTTACAGTTGAAGTGTGGTTCAGGGCCAGTGCATATTAGTGGACACCACTTAGTAGCTGTGGAGGAAGATGCAGAGTCAGAAGATGAAGAGAAGGAGGATGTGAAACTCTTAAGTATATCTGGAAAGCAGTTTGCCCCTGGAGGTGGTAGCAAGCTtccacagaaaaaagtaaaacttgctgctgatgaagatgatgatggtgatgattttgatgatgaggaaactgaagaaaaagcACCAGTGAAGAAA GGACAAGAATCCttcaaaaaacagcaaaaatctcCTGAAACACCAAAGGGACCTAGTTCTGTAGaagacattaaagtaaaaatgcaagCAAGTATAGAAAAAGGTAGTTCTATTCCCAAAGTGGAAGCCAAGCTCATCAGTTATGTGAACAATTGCTTCTAG